TGATGGTAGAAAGTATGGCGCAATACACAGCACTTATGGTGATGGAAAAAGAATTCGGGAAAGATGCTATGGAAAAATTTCTTAAATATGAGTTGGATGGATATCTTTCCGGTCGCTCAATAGAAAGAATAAACGAGCAACCCATTGCACGCAACGATGGTCAGGGATATATTCATTATCAAAAAGGAAGCTTGGTTATGTATGCCATGAAAGATTATCTGGGTGAAGACACGCTTAATGCAGCATTACACAGATTTATTAAAACGTATGGATTTCAATCGCCACCCTATGTGCAAGCACCACAGTTTGTGCAGTACATTGCTGATGCAACACCTGACAGTTTAAAACAAGTGATAGAAGATATGTTTAACCGTATCACACTGTTCGATTTAAAATGTGTTGAAGCGGCATACAAAAAGAAAGGAAATAAATATGAGGTTACTTTAGATATAGAGACAGCAAAAATCTATGCTGACAGTATGGGCAATGAAACAGGGGTTAAACCAAATGACTGGATTGATGTGGGCATAATGAAATATGATGGCACAGGAAAACACTCCTATCAATATTTGCAGAAACAATTATTTACAGGTGGCAGAAAAACATTAGTTATTACTGTTGATAACAAACCGTCTAAGGCTGGTATTGACCCTTTGCATAAACTCATTGACAGAAATAGTGAGGATAACATAAAGGAAGTAAAATCCTTACAATAATTTTTTCTTACATAGACTTTTAGTTTTTATCTTGGCAGCCATGCTTGAGGTAAAAAATCTGAACGTTGTATTTCATCAAAACAGCAGTCCTATAATTGCTGTAAAGGATTTTTCTTTTTCTATTGCAGCAGGTGAAACATTAGGATTAGTTGGTGAATCAGGCTCAGGAAAAACAGTTTCATCATTGGCATTACTCGGATTGTTGAACAGTAAAAACGTGGTATTGGGTGGCAATGCCTATTTCAATATGCAACAACCTGTTGATTTATTGAAATTGAATGAAAGACAATTAACTGCAATCAGAGGTCGTCATATAGCTATGATAATGCAAGAGCCAATGCAGGCATTTAATCCGATATTTACTTGTGGACATCAGGTGGCAGAAACCATTCGAAAGCATACCTCATTAAGCAAAAATGATGCAACAGAAAAAGTATTTCAACTCTTTGAAAAAGTAAAGCTACCAAATCCATTACAAATCAGTAAACGTTTTCCGCATCAACTTTCGGGAGGACAGTTACAACGTGTTGCTATTGCAATGGCTATTTGTTGTAATCCATCACTCCTTATTGCTGATGAACCAACAACAGCACTCGATACCTCAGTACAGAAAGACATACTCTTGCTTTTACAGCAACTGCAATCAGAAAATAATATGGGTATGTTGTTCATCAGTCATGACCTTGAAGTTGTAAAACACATTGCACATCACACTTTAGTGGTTCATGCAGGACAAATGGTTGAACAAGGAAAGACACCGATATTATTTTCACATCCTACTCATGATTACACAAAAGAGCTATTGCAAAGTCGCCCTTCAGGATTTAAAAGAAACAAAATTATTGGTGAAAGAAATATTCTGACTGTAGAAAATTTATATAAAAATTTCAACCAACGGCAAGGGCTTTTTCGAAGTACAAAAAACACCTCAAATGCTGTTGACAATATCATCTTTACAGTAAAGCAGGGAGAAACATTAGGCATTGTTGGTGAATCGGGTTCAGGAAAAACAACATTAGCTAAATTATTACTTCGATTAATTGAAGCGGATAGTGGATTGATAAAATTAAACGGAGAAAATCTTATACACTACCCGATTCGAACGGAACAACCTTGGCGAAAAAAAATTCAGGCTGTATTTCAAAATCCGCATGGGTCACTCGATCCGGTTATGACTGTGGGGAAACAACTTGGTGAAGTGATGAAATTGCATGATTCACCACAAAATGCCACTATTGTTAAAAACAAAATTGTTGATTGGTTTGAAAAAGTAGGACTAACGGAACAACATTTAAACCGATTTCCGCATGAGCTAAGCTCCGGACAAAAGCAACGTTTGTGTATTGCCCGCGCACTGATTCCTTCTCCAGATTTGCTTATTTGCGATGAAGCTGTTAGTGCACTTGATGTTACTGTTCAGGCAAAAATTCTTGAATTGATAAACAGTCTTCAACAACAATTTCATTTCGGATGTATTTTCATTTCTCACGACCTGAAAGTTATCCGTCAGATGTGTGATACTGTTTTGGTGATGAAAGAAGGCAAGGTTGACTGTTATTTAGAAACAGAAAAATTATTTGAGGAGCACCCAACAACATATTCAGAGATATTATTAAGATCAATTTTATAGAAAAATGATAACCATTCGCAAAGGAACACCCGCTGATGTTGAACCGGCACTTCTACTTATCAAAGAATTGGCAGCATTTGAAAAGGCACCTGAACAAGTTATCAATACTGTTGAGCAAATGCTTATAGATGGCTATGGCGAAAAACCAATTTTCGATTTGTTGGTTGCTGAAGCAGATCAAAAAATTGCAGGTATTGCCATCTACTTTATCAAATATTCAACATGGAAGGGAAAATGTCTTTATCTCGATGACATTGTTGTTCAAGAATCATTACGCGGAAAAGGAATAGGCAAGCAATTGTTTGATGCTGTTGTTGCAGAAGCCAAGTTATGTAACTGCCAACAATTACAATGGCAGGTGTTGAACTGGAATGAGCCTGCAATTAATTTTTATAAAAAATACGATACTGTTTTTGATGCTGAATGGATCAATTGTAAAATTACACTTTAGTTTTCCTTATACTGCATTTTTTTGTGTATCTAAAATTTCAAAAAACACGTTGTCATTAAATCAGCAAATCACTGCCAAACAAGGAATAGCATCAGAAATAAAGGCAGATTTTTCTCAATTTATTACAATGGCAGATTGTTTGTAAGGTAAAACACATGCATCCGGAAGTCCGCAAAATTTTTAAAAGCATTACTATACCACTCATCTTATCACTAATAATGATTGGTGTAAAAGTTTTTGAAGTTTTATCACATTCCGATTTAGGTGTGTATGGTGTACTACCAAGACAGATTAGTGGATTAAAAGGAATTTTATTTATTCCATTTCTTCATGCCGACTGGGAACATTTGTTCAGCAATGTTATCCCGCTGATAGTTACAGGCAGTATGTTATTTTATTTTTATAAAGAACTGGCTGTGAGGGTGACATTACTTATTTATATTCTTAGTGGTTTTTGGCTTTGGCTTGGCGGACGCGAAAATTATCATATTGGAGCCAGCAACATTGTGTATGGCATCACAGCATTTTTATTTTTAAGTGGCTTTATCAGAAAGCATACAGGGCTAATTGCCGTTTCATTGCTTATGGTATTTCTGTATGGAAGTTTAGTCTGGGGACTTTTTCCCGTTGTTCCAAAAATTTCGTGGGAGGGGCATTTATTTGGAGCTCTGTCCGGAATACTTTGTGCAATAGTTTTCAGAAAGGAAGGTCAGCAGCAGGAAGTTTATGAGTGGGGAGATGATGATGAAACATTTGATAATCACGAAAATGATGAAAATGCTCCGCAGTCATCATTAAAAATTGTTTATTCGTATAAAAAATCAGACGAGCAAAATGGCACTGAAGAATCTTGAACACATTGGCATTGCAGTTAAAAGTCTGCAAATTTCTGAGCCTATATTTGAAGCATTATTAGGTTTTCCGTCTTATAAACGAGAAAATGTTGAAAGCGAATATGTTATTACCTCATTTTTTCAGTCGGGTGAAACAAAGGTTGAGCTTTTAGAAGCTACCTCATCTGAAAGTGCCATCGCAAAATTTGTTGAAAAACGTGGTGAAGGAATTCATCATCTGGCCTTTGCTGTAGATGATATAAAGGCAGAAATGCAAAGATTGCAACAATCCGGTTTTACACTTTTAAACAGTGAGCCAAAGAAAGGTGCCGACAATAAATTGGTTTGTTTCCTTCATCCCAAGTCAACCAATGGTGTGCTGGTAGAATTGTGTCAGGAAATTAAATCTTAAAAAGCAGAGAGCATTGCCATCAGATCTTTCTCTATTTCCATCTGAACATCGTGATGAATAGCATTCAACCCCGCCTTCTGTGCACCTAAGGCATTATTCAAGTTGTCGTCAATAAAAACTGTTTCAGCAGGAATCACACCGCTATCCTTAATCACTTCAGTAAAAATTCTTTTATCAGGCTTTCGTGTTCCCATTTGAAAAGAATAATAAGTTTTTTCAAACAGTTTTTCAAAACGGTCTTTACCAAAAGTCTGATTCAGGCTCTTTATAAATGCTGTATGATGAATAATGTTGGTATTGCTCAATAAGTAAATATTGTACTTGCCACTAAGTTCGTTCAGAAAATTAAACCTTTCGGGATTCATTTCACCTATTAGAGCATTCCAGGCAAAATCAATTTCATCGTCAGAAAGCGGCCGCTTGTAATGTTTTCTGATTTCGCTTCTGAATGTCGAGGCAGGTATCAAACCTTTTTCAAAGTCATCAAAAAATTTTGCTTGCTGCTTCATGGAATAGAGTTCTTCAAAATTATCGAGCCCCATCTTTGCAAACTCAATTGCAGTTTTTTCTGTGTTAATAGGCAACAACACACCTCCAAAATCAAAAATGATATTTTTAATCATTCTCCTACTATCTTTTGTTTATTGCGTGCAAAAATATACTTTTGCAGCCCTTAAAGTTCATTTAACATATAATTCTTTTTTGGGCCCATAGCTCAGTCGGTTAGAGCAACAGACTCATAATCTGTGGGTCCCTGGTTCGAGCCCAGGTGGGCCCACTTTAAAGGACAATCATAATTTCAAAATGATTGTCCTTTTTCTTTTATTACCACCTTGAGAATGATTTTATTTCCATTAAATTATAAAATAATTTGCTGGTTTCAAAATCTTTGCCCACTTTTACAAAGCGGAAAATGAATTCCGCACAAAACAAAGATGAATCATAAAAATGAAGAAATAAAGTAGAATAAAATTGTGAAATAAAATATAAGCGTTTCGCTTTAAAGTTTCCTGTCATAGAAATCTTGCAAAATTTTAACAGCACAGGAGAGTAAAAGTGGAAACGCCTGCGTAAAACGTGGGCGTTCCTTTTGCTTCGTGCTGTAGGTTTGCAAGAACCTCTATGACGAGCATAGGAATTAGCCCGCGTTTTATTTTTTACCCCCCTACAAAATCCAAAAAATCAATGTAATTTAGTCACACCCAAAAAACCAAATAATATGAAAAACCAAATCCAAGCAACTGCAATAGCCGTTTTGCTCTGCCTGTTTACATTCTTTACACGAGCGCAATCACAATCAGTAAATATTGCCTTAACACTGCCGCCCGACACCATAGGTGCCTGCGAGAGCAATGTTTATGCCCTTTCATTTTCCGGAGCCACCGGAGCAAGGGTAATCATTACTGCATCGCTTAGCAATGCGCCTGCGGCAAATTGCAGCAATGCAAGCCCCATCTATCTTGATTATATTGCTGCATCTAACAATGTGAGCAATGTAGTTACCTACAACAACGGGCAAACCATGAGTTTTACCGTAACCAACAGCAACGCTGTAACACTATCGTATCATGCTTTTATTGACTGCTCTATTATTTCAGATACAACCCAAGGAAACAGCAATATTAATTTTGTCCAAACATTTACAGACTCTTCTGCACTAACTATACTTTAGCTGTCAACAATCAGGGCAATGTGCACACCTCGCTCAATGTGCAGATACCCAAGCTGGTGTCCTTATCCTCTAACCTCAACAAGGTGGCCTACTACAAAACAGATTCATTTCTTTATTTCTACTATCAGAACACCGGTACTACAAAACTCAATTTCAACTTTACTTTTACACCCGATGCTACAAACTATTGTCAACGGATTACAACAGGGCAACCGGAATATAATATTGGGTTAAACGGCAACTTTGTTCCAACAACACCCAACATTGCTGAGGTGCTGAACATTGGCGACACCCTTGTCATCAGGCAGGCTGTTCAGGCTAATGAATGTTTGGATAAAAGCCCTGCCTGCGGGTCTGTAGCTGCGCAGTTGCAATGGACATGCAACAACAACATTCCATCAAATATTTTCTGCACCAATTGCAAAAATGGTATCACCGTAAACTACTACATTAACAGTGGCGATGCTCCTGTTGTGAAAATAGAACGTCTGGCGCCAGCAGACTCTTTGTATGATTTCAGTTGCCTGAACGATACGGTGAACTTTGTTCACTGGCAATATCGTGTTACCAACAGTGGTATGGGAGCCATGGATTCTTTGTTCTTTAACATAAACCAATCCTTTCCAACACTCAATAATGCCCTGCCCAATTATAATGCACTGTCATTAATTCCATTTCAAAGTTTTAGCTGGCAACAAAATACAGGAAGCCTTTGCACTGTTGCTGTGGATACCCTGCACCGCAGCGACTGGCTGTGCAAAAATTTAGTTGCCGATGCCTTGTTTGAAGCAGCCTTCAAAATAAAGAACTTCGGCAATGCGGATACCGTTATTATCGCTTTTAATACCCTGCGTTGCTCCGAAGAAGATACCAACCTGTTTAACATTCAAAAAAATTATAACCATTGGGGGTTTAATTCTGTTAAGGGAAGAAAAGTTTGTGGCGATGGTGTGTCTGCAGACTATAATATAGGCTTAGCCAACACTACGTCCATCAGCACCCATGCCAGCGGAGGGTCGGCAGATGTTTCTCAGAATTTAATTTTCAGCCCCACGGTGACAGACCTTTCCGTAGCACCGGGCGCCACCTTTGGCGACAGCGCTCTTTTGAAAGTGCGTTTAAAAGGACTCTTGCCATCGCCTTATGACTATCAGCTTTATGGTTGCAGTGTGCCTGTAAACAACTGCCTGATGAACGGATGGCTCAGAGCAGAGGTACATTGCGACACCAATTTGCGCATTGCCGGTCCTGCCACGCATGCACAGTTGGTTTACTATCGTATTACGCAAGGCGACACCCTTGTTTTAAAACCCGATTATGTTTTTGCTGCTGTTGACACCAACCTTTGTGAAGCCGGAAACTACAACTACTATTTTAACATGAACAGTGCAGGCTTTAAAGCATTTTTAGACAGTGCCCATTTTGAATTTACCGTGCAGGCCTGCTGCAGAATTGATAAAGGAGCAACACCCTATCAAATCAATTTCTATACCTTGCCCAATCCGTCAAACTGTCTTACCCTGACACAAACCACGCCCAATACCCTGCCCGTGATTTCTGATGTGCGTCAACAATGGCTGCCGCTAAGCTACACCGGTGACCAGATAAGTGTCCACTGCCCTGGATGCCTTGCCCCAGGTGCTATTGTTTCAAATTATAAAATAAATCGTGTTTCTTTTGGCTTACAGGACAGCAATAATGACAGCCGCACTGATAATGCAACAAAGATAATCAAAGGCGACAACTATTACAACACTTTTAAAAATTATTTGAACGAAAATTTTGCCCATTACAGCGATACGCTGGAAGATTATCTTTCCGCCTATTTTCAGGATGGCGACAACTCCGGCACCGGTGGCGGATACACCTATCAGCAATTAGTGACTGCCGGAGTGCCACTGCACTTTATGCAACTGAGCCGCATTATTCCCTTTGGGCTGGATTCTTTTAACCTTACCATTGACAGTGTAGTGCTTTATATTGACACCCTCATTCCCAACACCAATGCCTGCATAGATTGTGCAGACTTTGGGCTAACAGGCAATAGTGTTGTTACTCAAAGTGTGGTGGCTTTTAATCGGGCCGATGCTTACAGCCATTGTGTTTTGGCCGATGTGCCGCGCAATCAGTTGCTGTTTACTTTTTGCGACACCACCGGTGGCAATATCCAGGCCTTCGAAACTTTTACCAACAACTCTTTTCCCTTTGTGGCTTTTAAAACAGGGCAACGCTACAGGCTTAAAGTGCGCTACTCGGTTTGCGGCAACTACCGTCTGCCGTTTAATTCTATAAGCAATCTGGTATGCAATTCGCCCATCAGCAACAACCTGTGGTTTACAGGCAAACAGCAAGGTGCCGATGCCATTGCAACCCTGCCACAAATGCCCAACACCGTTGGTGCTATGGAAACAGACTTTCATTATTCCTTTAACGCAAGCAGTGGTTATCCGTTGCCCAATCAGAACTTTATTGACTCTGCACGTTTCTACTGCGAAACTTTTGGCGGCAGGTTTTACTTTGCACCTACCTCGTACTACAACAACAGCACTGTTACCAACAGTCAGGGTTGCGAAAAACGAATCACTGCCGTTTATATTGCCGACCTTGCAGGCTACAGAAACCGTATCTTTGATGTTTATCCATACGAATATAGAGTGCCGCCACTTTTTGCCGATACCATCAGTTTTCAGATACCTAACGGTTATTACATCTCCCTGATGAGAGTCCGTTCCGGTGTGTATTACGATAACAACGGACAACTGATGGCACCCTTTTCTGCTTACGACACGCTGACACCACCACAGCTTACAGGTCTGGTGCAGATACCCTTTGACGCACTGCCAGTGATGCATTGTTTGCAACAAAGCATGAGTCCCGCAGGCAATGACACGGCTGCCTTTGCTGGCGACCAGTTTACCCGATTGGAATTGCAGTGTTTTATCCGAAGGTTCGACTGCAGCAACACTATTGACACCCTGCCGCTGTCGTCCGTTTATAGCAGCACAGGATTGTTTGAGTCGGAATGCAATCCAACAGAAAACCTCTCTTGCACACCTTTAGCAACAGCAGCAGACTCCATTCCTTTTAATGCCAACATACAACCGCTATTGGTACAGCCCAACCTGAACCTTGTTTTGCCTGTGAGCA
This portion of the Bacteroidia bacterium genome encodes:
- a CDS encoding rhomboid family intramembrane serine protease encodes the protein MHPEVRKIFKSITIPLILSLIMIGVKVFEVLSHSDLGVYGVLPRQISGLKGILFIPFLHADWEHLFSNVIPLIVTGSMLFYFYKELAVRVTLLIYILSGFWLWLGGRENYHIGASNIVYGITAFLFLSGFIRKHTGLIAVSLLMVFLYGSLVWGLFPVVPKISWEGHLFGALSGILCAIVFRKEGQQQEVYEWGDDDETFDNHENDENAPQSSLKIVYSYKKSDEQNGTEES
- a CDS encoding GNAT family N-acetyltransferase → MITIRKGTPADVEPALLLIKELAAFEKAPEQVINTVEQMLIDGYGEKPIFDLLVAEADQKIAGIAIYFIKYSTWKGKCLYLDDIVVQESLRGKGIGKQLFDAVVAEAKLCNCQQLQWQVLNWNEPAINFYKKYDTVFDAEWINCKITL
- the mce gene encoding methylmalonyl-CoA epimerase; protein product: MKNLEHIGIAVKSLQISEPIFEALLGFPSYKRENVESEYVITSFFQSGETKVELLEATSSESAIAKFVEKRGEGIHHLAFAVDDIKAEMQRLQQSGFTLLNSEPKKGADNKLVCFLHPKSTNGVLVELCQEIKS
- a CDS encoding HAD family phosphatase; this translates as MIKNIIFDFGGVLLPINTEKTAIEFAKMGLDNFEELYSMKQQAKFFDDFEKGLIPASTFRSEIRKHYKRPLSDDEIDFAWNALIGEMNPERFNFLNELSGKYNIYLLSNTNIIHHTAFIKSLNQTFGKDRFEKLFEKTYYSFQMGTRKPDKRIFTEVIKDSGVIPAETVFIDDNLNNALGAQKAGLNAIHHDVQMEIEKDLMAMLSAF
- a CDS encoding ABC transporter ATP-binding protein produces the protein MLEVKNLNVVFHQNSSPIIAVKDFSFSIAAGETLGLVGESGSGKTVSSLALLGLLNSKNVVLGGNAYFNMQQPVDLLKLNERQLTAIRGRHIAMIMQEPMQAFNPIFTCGHQVAETIRKHTSLSKNDATEKVFQLFEKVKLPNPLQISKRFPHQLSGGQLQRVAIAMAICCNPSLLIADEPTTALDTSVQKDILLLLQQLQSENNMGMLFISHDLEVVKHIAHHTLVVHAGQMVEQGKTPILFSHPTHDYTKELLQSRPSGFKRNKIIGERNILTVENLYKNFNQRQGLFRSTKNTSNAVDNIIFTVKQGETLGIVGESGSGKTTLAKLLLRLIEADSGLIKLNGENLIHYPIRTEQPWRKKIQAVFQNPHGSLDPVMTVGKQLGEVMKLHDSPQNATIVKNKIVDWFEKVGLTEQHLNRFPHELSSGQKQRLCIARALIPSPDLLICDEAVSALDVTVQAKILELINSLQQQFHFGCIFISHDLKVIRQMCDTVLVMKEGKVDCYLETEKLFEEHPTTYSEILLRSIL